The Methanofervidicoccus abyssi genome includes the window CTCTGGCTAAGAACCTCACAGCACCCATATCTACCACAACCTTTCCTCTCTCTATGTTGTACTTCATTATACAGTGAAGTGTGGGATACAACCTATCTTCTACCTTGAAAAGAGTAGGTTCTCCATCTATGAGTATTACCTGATAGTTATCTACCACTAAAACTTCACCTTTAACCTTCTTAGGAATCTCCACACCAAAGGTATCTCTCAACTCTTCCAATACCTTTTTTAACTCCTTCTTTTTTAAATGATGCCTCTTTTTTATCTCCAACATCTCACCGTTAAATCAGCTCTTTGAGTTTTTTCATTACCTCCCTATTCACTTCCTCGTAAATACTTCTTCCATAGGTATCCATTGCAACTACCAAAGGACCGAAGTTTTCAACCTCGAGTTCCCATACAGCTTCTGGCATACCTAACTCAGGTAGATATACTCCCTTTACATCCACCACTGCATCTGCAAGTAGTGCTGCACATCCTCCAGGGGCGGCGAGATAGACAACTCCATACTCTTTAAAGATATTTAGTAAATCTCCCTTCATACCACCTTTCCCAACTATAGCAGAGATACCAGTGATCTTTATAAAATCTGCCTCTACCTCGTTCATCCTTGCAGAAGTTGTAGGTCCTATAGATATACATCTCCATTTATCTCCTACTTTTTTCATAATTGGCCCAGCATGATATATTACTCCCTCCTTTAACTTATTTACAATCTTTCTAATGTCCTTTTCATCTATTCTCTTTATAATGTTTATATGGGCCTCATCTCTCCCTGTATAGATCCTTCCATTGAGATAAACTATATCTCCAACCTTCAATTTGTACACTGTATTTTTTGATATAGGGGTTTTTAACTCCACATTTTCACCATAGATTTATATATTTTATTATTAATACAATAATTAATGCAATATATTGTTATATAACGGCCTATATTATTATATAACGGTTATTAAAAATTATTAGGTGAGAAAATGAGAAAGGACTTCCCAGAAGAAGGAGAGTTAGTTATCGGTACAGTTGTAGATGTAAAACCTTATGGAGCATTTGTAGAGTTGTTGGATTATCCAAATAGAGAAGGGCTGATCCATATATCTGAGGTATCTTCTGGATGGGTAAAGAACATAAGAGATCATGTTAAAAAGGGACAGAGGGTAGTGGCAAAAGTAATGAGGGTAGATAAGAAGAAGGGACATATAGACCTATCTTTAAAGAGAGTTACAGAACAGCAGAAAAAGGCTAAAATACAGGAGTGGAAAAGGTTTCAAAGGGCGGAAAAGTTACTACAATTTGCAGGGGAGAAGCTTGGAAAGTCCCTTGAGGAAGCCTGGGAGGAAGTAGGGTATAAGTTAGAGGAGGAGTTTGGAGAACTCTATCACGCCTTAGAGTGTATTGCCATAGAAGGCAAAGAGATCTTAGAGGAGTTGGATATTCCAAAGGAATGGAAAGATATACTTTACGAGGTGGCTATTGAAAACATAGAGTTGCCTACTGTAAAGGTAGATGGTATATTAACACTTACTACAACGGAACCTAACGGTATCAAAGTTATAAAGAATGTCCTGAAGAAGGCCCTGAAGGCCAACCCCTACGAAGACGTCGTTGTAGATATAAGATACGTTGGAGCTCCAAAGTACAGGATAGAAGTTGAGGCCCCAGATTACAAGAGTGGAGAAGAGGTACTGAGGAAAGTTGCAGATACTGCTATAAACTCCATCAAGAAGTATAAGGGAGGGGAAGGTAGTTTCGTAAGGGAGTACCATTAAAATAAAAGTTATGATGAAAACATGAGGATAAAAAAGTGTCCAAGATGTAAGAGATATGCATTGAAGGATATCTGCAATATCTGTGGAGAAAAGACTGTAACTGTCAAACCACCGAGATTCTCCTTAGAGGACAGATATGGTGAGTACAGGAGAATGTTGAAAAGATCTTTAAAAAACAAAAGATAATAAAAAATAAAGTAGAAGCCTTGTTTTAAATCAAAGGAAGACAGTCTCAAGATTTAAATAGGATTAGGATGGAAGGTTTCCCTTTATTATTATTACCTTTTCTCCCGATATTTCTAACGTAGAATAATTATTCCTCTAGTGAAATTATGGACAGTAGTGTTTTGATTAGAAGATGTAATGAATTTTTGGAAGAGTTGTCAAAATTTAGAGAGGAGATGTCATCAAAATTTTCAGAGAATTTAGATAGTGATTTCTATAGTAATCTGATAGATATCTTAAGTAGAAATTTAAAGATTTTAGAGGATTTAAAGGAGAAGATGGAATTACAAGGTTTTGACACTCCCTTTATAGGCGTAGGGAAGTTAAAAGGGTGTGATGAGGAAGATCTCTACGAGATAAAGTCTTACGTCTCTTATCTTAGGAGGATGGTAGATGAGAAGAAAGGAGTGTTAGAGAGGGTAAGATACGCCATAGTATCTCATAGAATAGCCTTGGGACATCTAAAGGAGAAGGAAGGAAATAGGAGAATAGTACATTTTCTACCTTACGACGGCTCCAATAAAAATATACTTTTTAATATGCCAACACTCTTTGTCAGAACGTACAAAAGACTTTTAAATATATTGGAATCTGAAGGCAAGGGAATACTAAGTTCTGTCACTATAACCTTTATAGTGGTGGAGGATGGGAAGAGGAAGTTGAAGAGGATAAAGATAGAAGATGAAAATTACGAGGAATATCTTAAGAGAAACTATGGAGATGTACTTATAACTTCTATAAAGAAAAATTATACTAAGAATAAACTGATATCTGACAGTTATGTAAGAAAGACTCTGGCACTATCTTATTTACTGGCATACTGGAATGAGATAGAGAGAAAGATAAAGAAAGAATATGAAGAAAAACTCTCTGAACATCAAAAGGAATTGATAGAGAAATACAGGAATACAGTGTTGGACCTGAGGGAAGATGTAGAGGGGGGAGTGATAGATATTAGAGCTTTGGAGGAGTTGAAGATAAAGAGGATTAGGATGAGGGAAGAATTGGAAAGGTTAGGGATCTACAAGGAGGGAAAACTAGTAGAAGAGTTGGAGAGTGCTCTCAGGGTAGAGAAGGAGATCTCGGAAAAATTTTCATACAGTATAGCTGTAGAATATCTCTCTCAAGATATTTTCAAGTATTATCTCTACAAGACCCCAGATGAGAGAAGTAAATCCAGTATGTTCCCATCCATTCTTCCTACACCTTCCCCTTTAAATCTAAGGTGGATGGAAATTGAGGGAATAGATCCTGTAAATGTTTTAGATGTTAAATTCCTACTTGAGAAGGAACTTCCAAAGTACAGTATTTCCATTAAGGACCTTGGAGGAGTGGCTCTATATTTGATCCATGGTTGGGATGAAGTCCAGAGGTATGGGTTCAGGAGGAAGGATGTTGAGGAGATTCTTAAAGATATGGCCCCTATAGATAGATTGAGATCTCTACTGAGTAAAAAAGGAGTAGATATAAAGAAGTTGGAAAGATACGACTCTATAAAAAGGGAGAGGACAAAGAGATTCTTAGATGCCCTTAGTAGGTTGTAACCATGCTTAACCCTCTAATACTCTGGGGATCTATAGTAGTTGATAGAATCCTTGGAGAACTTCCCGAGAGGATACACCCCGTAGTCTGGATAGGTAAGTTGATCTACTTCCTGGAAGATATTTTTAGATCTACTTACTCAAGAAATAAGGTTAGAGATCTCTTTTTTGGATCCCTTACTACACTAATTACATTGACGGTGGTATTTTTAGCATCTTATGTCCTAGAGGCATTTATAAGTAGATTACCTGAGATCCTTCAATATCTCCTTTACCCTTTTATCTTCTCAACAACAATTGGATACAAATCTCTCTTAGATTTCTCAAGGAAACCTATAGACTGTGTGAAAGAAGGGGACATAGAAGGTGCGAGGAAGTGTCTTCAGTGTATAGTAAGTAGGGATACTTCGAAGTTAGATATAGAGCATATTCTATCAGCATCGGTAGAGAGTCTATCTGAGAACATAACAGATAGTATTATCGCCCCCCTCATATACGGGGCACTCTTTGGACTTCCTGGAGCCTTCCTATACAGGGCTGTGAATACATTAGATGCTATGATAGGATACAGAAATGAGAAATACGAATACTACGGTAAGTTAGCTGCCCGTTTAGATGATATATTAAATATTATACCTTCACGTATTGCAGGTTTACTCCTTGTAATAACATCACCACTATATGGAGGAAGTATAAAAGGGGCACTCTACGGTTTCTTTAGGGAAGGTTCTAAAACTCCCTCTCCAAATTCAGGATATACTATGGCCACGATAGCCAACAGTTTAGGCATTATCCTTGAAAAAATAGGGTACTACAGATTAGGAAGGGGAAATATAGATATTAAAAAGGCTTACGATTCCTTGAAAGCTGTAGATATAGTAGTAATATCCTTTCTTGTAGTTTATACTCTTTTGTATCTTTTTATTGCTAACTAAAAAACTACTTTTCATAGTAGTAATTAATATAATAATAAAAATAATTAAGTAATTAATAATAATTATTTATATATAAGAATGAAATATAAAAAATTAAAACCAGAAAGAAAAGATTAACAGAGATCCAGTTTTACTTCTTCAGTATATGTAACCCAGATTTTGCATTTCGTTATTAACCATCACTTTAATGGGAACTAAACTTGTTATTTTATCTGATAATGTAAGGTTTATTTTCCAGATCCCTTATCAGTTTCTCCAACCTCTCTCTATCCCTTTCAGGAATATCTACGAAGAACACTCTGCCCCCTACCTCTCCCCTCTCCTTCAAGTTTGTAATTCTGAAGTATCCCTTCTTAGTGGCTACGTAACCTGTGGTATAAGATGGATTATCTGAAGTACACAACTCTGCAATAACTCCCAAATCTATAACCTTAGTTGCTATCGCTATGGCATCGACAGTCCTCTCTGTTCCCAAATTCCCCTTTAATATCCTTTCCCTTAATTCCTCAGATGTAGATATACACTTCACCCTTACACCTCTCTCCCTATCAGGTTCCAACCTATATCCCTCCAAGTTTAATATACTTGCTCCCCTCATACCTCCCTCGTCAACTATTCTAAATGCTTTATCTATAACATCTTCTTTTATTCCTTCTTTTCTCAGGATATTCCTGGCAACTTCCCTGGCCTCTTCCTTACTTCTACACTTAACAGTTATTATAGGTAGGTGATCTCTATACTTTATCTTCTCTTTGATCTCTTCAATCTTTATGTTTATAAAATCTGGAGTCCCATTTTCATGGAAAAATGCCCTTCTTATAAACTTGATAGTGTATTCTTCTACCTTCTCCCTCTCTACTATAGTCTCTGCCCCCGAAATATGCCTACCATTTTTCGACGCCCTCATTTTTACACTGTACATATTTATCCCAGGTTATTTTTTGTAAAGTATCCTCCAGTGTCTAAAATAGTTGAGTGATAACCAGAATTTATTCTTTTTTTATATGGTAGGTTTTTTATCATCGATTTTATTATAGAGAGTAAAAACCTAAAAGGACAGAGCAGAAATCTCGTTTTACTCTTTTAGTAATCAGTGTAAACTAGAAAATATTTCTTATCTTTCTTTTTATATCAATTAAATTATTTAATTACTTTTAAACGACTACTTTGATGGAAACTAAGATTCTTAATACACATGTTGATATAATACAGTAGTACTAACAATAAGTTATAAATTATAAAAATGACAATAATCATAAATTTGTATAACCATTATAAATTAACTATAAATTAGGTGATAGTTGTGATACTATTTGAATGGGGTACTTACAATGCACTCTCCACTCTTAAACAGGCTGCACTTTTAGGTACTAGGATTACAGAGATACCTCCTGCTGTCCTATCTAAGAAGATGTCTCTAGATTACTATGAAAGTTATAGAAGAATGGGGGAGAGATACTTTACACTGATAGTAGCACATGGTCCTTACTACAATCTAACATCTGAGAAGGGATTAAAAGCTCATCTTGCAGCGATAGAAAGAGCTACAGTCTCTGGGGCTAAGATATACAACTACCATCTTGGTAGGAGAATAGGAACGGGAGATATAACCGTCCAGTTGGAGATCTTAAAAAAGTTCAAAGAGATAAACAGTGAAATGATATACTCTCCAGAGCCTGCAAGTAACGAAGGGGAGTTTGGTACCTTAGATGAGATCGAGGAGCTTGTTAAAGCTGCAAAGGAGGAAGAAATAAAGATAATACCTTCTCTACAGTTGGAGAATATCTTCCTAAATGAGTTAGGAGTTTATGAAACTGGTGATTTTGTAGAAGCATCTGAAAAGGCAGATGTGAAATGGTGGTTGAAGATCCTTGAGAGGATGGACAAGATATCAGAGAATATGATACATATTAGGTTCTCCCAGGTAGTGGGTATTAAACATGGAGGTAGATTCTATAAAAAGAGGATGCCGTTAGGAATGGGATATCCTCCACTT containing:
- a CDS encoding RNA-binding protein; amino-acid sequence: MEIKKRHHLKKKELKKVLEELRDTFGVEIPKKVKGEVLVVDNYQVILIDGEPTLFKVEDRLYPTLHCIMKYNIERGKVVVDMGAVRFLARGADVMAPGIVDADENIKEGDVVFAVDETHKKPLIIGRALMDGVTMKNSNRGRAIKTLHYVGDAIWNLK
- a CDS encoding FumA C-terminus/TtdB family hydratase beta subunit, yielding MELKTPISKNTVYKLKVGDIVYLNGRIYTGRDEAHINIIKRIDEKDIRKIVNKLKEGVIYHAGPIMKKVGDKWRCISIGPTTSARMNEVEADFIKITGISAIVGKGGMKGDLLNIFKEYGVVYLAAPGGCAALLADAVVDVKGVYLPELGMPEAVWELEVENFGPLVVAMDTYGRSIYEEVNREVMKKLKELI
- a CDS encoding translation initiation factor IF-2 subunit alpha, encoding MRKDFPEEGELVIGTVVDVKPYGAFVELLDYPNREGLIHISEVSSGWVKNIRDHVKKGQRVVAKVMRVDKKKGHIDLSLKRVTEQQKKAKIQEWKRFQRAEKLLQFAGEKLGKSLEEAWEEVGYKLEEEFGELYHALECIAIEGKEILEELDIPKEWKDILYEVAIENIELPTVKVDGILTLTTTEPNGIKVIKNVLKKALKANPYEDVVVDIRYVGAPKYRIEVEAPDYKSGEEVLRKVADTAINSIKKYKGGEGSFVREYH
- a CDS encoding RNA-protein complex protein Nop10, whose protein sequence is MRIKKCPRCKRYALKDICNICGEKTVTVKPPRFSLEDRYGEYRRMLKRSLKNKR
- a CDS encoding DUF530 family protein is translated as MDSSVLIRRCNEFLEELSKFREEMSSKFSENLDSDFYSNLIDILSRNLKILEDLKEKMELQGFDTPFIGVGKLKGCDEEDLYEIKSYVSYLRRMVDEKKGVLERVRYAIVSHRIALGHLKEKEGNRRIVHFLPYDGSNKNILFNMPTLFVRTYKRLLNILESEGKGILSSVTITFIVVEDGKRKLKRIKIEDENYEEYLKRNYGDVLITSIKKNYTKNKLISDSYVRKTLALSYLLAYWNEIERKIKKEYEEKLSEHQKELIEKYRNTVLDLREDVEGGVIDIRALEELKIKRIRMREELERLGIYKEGKLVEELESALRVEKEISEKFSYSIAVEYLSQDIFKYYLYKTPDERSKSSMFPSILPTPSPLNLRWMEIEGIDPVNVLDVKFLLEKELPKYSISIKDLGGVALYLIHGWDEVQRYGFRRKDVEEILKDMAPIDRLRSLLSKKGVDIKKLERYDSIKRERTKRFLDALSRL
- the cbiB gene encoding adenosylcobinamide-phosphate synthase CbiB; translation: MLNPLILWGSIVVDRILGELPERIHPVVWIGKLIYFLEDIFRSTYSRNKVRDLFFGSLTTLITLTVVFLASYVLEAFISRLPEILQYLLYPFIFSTTIGYKSLLDFSRKPIDCVKEGDIEGARKCLQCIVSRDTSKLDIEHILSASVESLSENITDSIIAPLIYGALFGLPGAFLYRAVNTLDAMIGYRNEKYEYYGKLAARLDDILNIIPSRIAGLLLVITSPLYGGSIKGALYGFFREGSKTPSPNSGYTMATIANSLGIILEKIGYYRLGRGNIDIKKAYDSLKAVDIVVISFLVVYTLLYLFIAN
- a CDS encoding 6-carboxyhexanoate--CoA ligase, with protein sequence MYSVKMRASKNGRHISGAETIVEREKVEEYTIKFIRRAFFHENGTPDFINIKIEEIKEKIKYRDHLPIITVKCRSKEEAREVARNILRKEGIKEDVIDKAFRIVDEGGMRGASILNLEGYRLEPDRERGVRVKCISTSEELRERILKGNLGTERTVDAIAIATKVIDLGVIAELCTSDNPSYTTGYVATKKGYFRITNLKERGEVGGRVFFVDIPERDRERLEKLIRDLENKPYIIR
- a CDS encoding apurinic/apyrimidinic endonuclease family protein; protein product: MILFEWGTYNALSTLKQAALLGTRITEIPPAVLSKKMSLDYYESYRRMGERYFTLIVAHGPYYNLTSEKGLKAHLAAIERATVSGAKIYNYHLGRRIGTGDITVQLEILKKFKEINSEMIYSPEPASNEGEFGTLDEIEELVKAAKEEEIKIIPSLQLENIFLNELGVYETGDFVEASEKADVKWWLKILERMDKISENMIHIRFSQVVGIKHGGRFYKKRMPLGMGYPPLRPLAEALSTYFVNNSMEKVVKKILFLYTGLPEVKYRDLIDIYATVMKLSIDKLVNKKNQMEYGKFYASLKMEEDND